From the genome of Terriglobia bacterium, one region includes:
- a CDS encoding SDR family oxidoreductase, which produces MSAFKNGLFANKLAVITGGGSGINLRIAERFAQQGAKLGIIGRKQEKLDGAVEKLKSLDTAAIGISADVRDYPSLSRAIAEIHSALGPIDILVCGAAGNFPAMAAGMSSNAFKSVVDIDLLGTFNACRAAYEFLRKPGAVIINISAPQAFTPMPLQSHVCAAKAGVDMITRTLAIEWGPEGVRVNSIVPGPIDDTEGMTRLAANQQVRDTLTHSIPLRRFGTKDDIAEVAIFLGSESASYISGTVMVCDGGQSLLGSGPWVEGLALGAKK; this is translated from the coding sequence ATGTCCGCTTTTAAGAACGGCCTCTTCGCGAACAAACTCGCCGTCATCACGGGCGGTGGTTCCGGAATCAACCTTCGTATCGCCGAACGGTTCGCACAGCAAGGAGCGAAGCTCGGCATCATCGGGCGCAAGCAGGAGAAGCTCGACGGGGCGGTTGAGAAACTCAAGAGCCTGGACACCGCCGCGATCGGGATTTCCGCCGACGTGCGCGACTATCCGTCTCTCTCTCGTGCCATTGCCGAAATCCATTCCGCTCTCGGTCCAATCGACATTCTCGTTTGTGGTGCCGCCGGAAACTTCCCCGCGATGGCCGCCGGCATGTCGTCCAATGCCTTCAAGTCTGTGGTCGATATCGATCTCCTCGGTACGTTTAACGCCTGCCGCGCAGCCTACGAGTTTCTGCGCAAACCCGGAGCTGTCATTATTAATATCTCCGCGCCGCAGGCTTTCACGCCCATGCCGTTGCAGTCGCACGTATGTGCCGCAAAGGCGGGCGTCGATATGATCACGCGCACGCTGGCGATCGAGTGGGGTCCTGAAGGAGTCCGCGTCAACTCCATCGTCCCCGGGCCAATCGACGACACTGAAGGCATGACGCGCCTCGCTGCGAACCAGCAGGTCCGCGACACGCTCACCCACAGCATCCCACTTCGCCGCTTCGGGACAAAAGACGACATCGCCGAAGTTGCCATCTTCCTCGGGAGCGAGTCTGCGTCTTACATATCGGGAACTGTAATGGTCTGCGATGGCGGACAATCCCTGCTCGGCTCCGGTCCCTGGGTCGAAGGACTCGCACTGGGAGCAAAGAAGTAG
- a CDS encoding DinB family protein — translation MKKSVVFAVFLVLFVAPLLFAQAQQSAPTVTQAADRSLSGVEHEFVPLAEAMPDDKFDYAPTNGEFKGVRNFGQQVTHVGATNYMIGAALLGEKIPVDIGKGENGPDLKTKAEKIKFLKDSFDYLHKAFASVNKDNIDGQVENPFGGKNKPTRLGLIMLGVSHPYDHYGQMVEYVRSNGIIPPASRGQ, via the coding sequence ATGAAGAAGTCCGTGGTTTTTGCGGTGTTCCTGGTGCTCTTTGTGGCACCGCTGCTGTTCGCACAAGCACAGCAATCGGCTCCCACAGTCACCCAGGCTGCCGATCGGTCCCTGTCAGGCGTTGAACACGAGTTTGTCCCACTCGCGGAAGCTATGCCCGACGATAAGTTCGACTATGCGCCCACAAACGGTGAATTCAAGGGCGTGCGCAATTTCGGCCAGCAGGTTACGCATGTTGGTGCGACCAACTACATGATCGGCGCCGCACTTCTCGGGGAGAAGATCCCCGTTGATATCGGCAAGGGCGAAAACGGTCCCGATCTCAAGACCAAGGCTGAGAAAATCAAGTTTCTGAAGGATTCGTTCGACTATCTTCACAAGGCGTTCGCCAGCGTGAATAAGGACAACATCGACGGCCAGGTCGAGAATCCTTTTGGTGGCAAGAATAAGCCCACCCGCCTCGGCCTCATTATGCTAGGTGTCAGTCACCCCTACGACCACTATGGCCAGATGGTCGAATACGTTCGCTCCAACGGGATCATTCCACCGGCCAGCCGCGGACAATAA
- a CDS encoding PIG-L family deacetylase: MRPARRFATAIFLILSLAAVASAQAAQEGLPPLPQDTGTAGLVQAIRHLQNTGRLLHTTAHPDDEDGGLLTLLSRGDGVHVELLTLNRGEGGQNRTGSGLFDELGVLRTLELTDADRYYDVHQRFTRVCDFGFSKTADETFQKWGHEVPLADMVRVIRTFRPDVIVSRFQGNANDGHGHHQAAGILTKEAFRAAADPNKFPEQIEEGLLPWQAKKLYIGTGFRESTDYTIKIETTKDSALLGTSYQQFAIEGLRHQTSQGAGQFHVPSGPRYARYKLVDSVLPNTLDENGHENSFFDGIDTSIRGLVKRLGPESHRSERLPGLFADLQSRIEAAATSAEKDPQAAAKALGEADTTLTDLDNEMARAGIGKVALNDVEAHLPTHAAIEHAINVAEGVSLDAKLDANATPSAELIVPGQQLTVKLQLHAPAGAHIQHAAILTPEGWTVTELPPDNASPLERRFSVKVSSSAQYTKPYFHRDDPEVDTIYKVDNPADLGLPLTPPPVRAEVEYELNGITSKVTQLVEADSVLEGGTRAAPLAVAPEASVLFSDPTRVVRVGQTQPVEINVRVRSFVPKIRGAQLSVSAGSDWRVEPVSQPVSIEGKGTERVYKFYLFPNADHEMRFQINANLDYNGHVYSQGFTTVSRPDLGTAYYYQPALQRVSVVRLELPQNFEVGYIMGAGDEIPSVLRQAGLSVRMISPEELASGDLSRYNAIILGIRAYDVNEDVRKNNARLLSFVQKGGTLVVQYNSAISEFNSGNYTPYPAELGRGRVTVEQAPVEILDPKDFIFNDPNDIVEADFNGWIQERGLNFMSSWGGKLIPLLASHDPGEPPLQGGLLRANYGKGTYVYTGYAFFRQLPYGVPGALRLFVNILSAHQ, from the coding sequence ATGCGACCAGCGCGTCGCTTCGCAACTGCTATTTTTCTGATTCTCTCGCTCGCCGCAGTTGCGAGTGCCCAGGCCGCACAGGAAGGCCTCCCGCCGCTTCCGCAGGACACCGGCACCGCCGGACTTGTGCAGGCTATCCGCCATCTGCAGAACACAGGACGCCTGCTGCACACCACCGCTCACCCTGATGACGAAGACGGAGGCCTTTTGACGCTGCTTTCGCGCGGAGATGGCGTGCATGTGGAGTTGCTCACGCTGAATCGCGGCGAGGGAGGCCAGAACCGTACGGGCAGCGGGCTGTTCGACGAACTTGGCGTGCTTCGCACGCTGGAACTCACGGACGCCGACCGCTACTACGATGTTCACCAGCGGTTCACTCGCGTCTGCGACTTCGGGTTCAGCAAGACCGCGGACGAGACCTTTCAGAAGTGGGGTCACGAGGTTCCGCTGGCGGATATGGTGCGGGTCATCCGAACCTTCCGGCCTGACGTCATCGTCTCTCGCTTTCAGGGCAATGCCAATGACGGACACGGGCATCACCAGGCCGCCGGCATTCTTACCAAAGAAGCGTTCCGCGCTGCCGCCGATCCGAATAAGTTTCCAGAGCAGATCGAAGAAGGGCTGCTCCCCTGGCAGGCGAAGAAGCTCTACATCGGTACAGGGTTCCGCGAGAGTACGGACTACACCATAAAGATTGAGACCACGAAGGATTCGGCTCTGCTCGGCACGAGTTACCAGCAGTTCGCCATTGAGGGCCTGCGCCATCAGACCTCGCAGGGCGCGGGTCAGTTCCACGTCCCGTCGGGCCCGCGTTACGCACGCTACAAACTGGTGGACTCCGTTCTTCCGAATACGCTGGACGAGAACGGCCACGAGAACAGCTTCTTTGACGGCATCGACACTTCGATCAGGGGACTCGTCAAGCGGTTGGGTCCTGAATCGCATCGGTCGGAACGCTTGCCCGGTTTATTCGCCGATCTACAATCCCGGATCGAGGCCGCCGCAACCTCCGCGGAGAAAGATCCGCAGGCCGCTGCGAAAGCACTCGGCGAAGCCGACACGACCCTCACCGATCTGGATAACGAGATGGCTCGTGCCGGTATCGGCAAAGTCGCCTTAAACGATGTCGAGGCCCATTTGCCGACGCATGCCGCCATCGAGCACGCGATTAATGTTGCCGAAGGCGTCTCTCTGGACGCGAAACTCGATGCGAACGCAACGCCGTCGGCAGAACTTATCGTTCCTGGGCAGCAGTTAACCGTGAAGCTGCAACTGCATGCGCCCGCAGGAGCGCACATTCAGCACGCCGCGATCCTTACTCCGGAAGGTTGGACCGTAACGGAACTCCCGCCCGACAACGCCTCGCCACTTGAGCGCCGCTTCAGTGTCAAAGTCTCGTCGTCCGCACAATATACGAAGCCCTACTTCCATCGGGATGACCCGGAAGTGGACACCATCTACAAAGTCGACAATCCAGCCGACCTGGGTTTACCGCTTACACCACCTCCGGTCCGCGCGGAAGTGGAATACGAGTTGAATGGAATTACAAGTAAGGTGACCCAACTGGTTGAAGCGGATTCCGTCCTCGAAGGCGGCACCCGTGCGGCTCCGCTCGCCGTTGCACCGGAAGCTTCCGTCCTGTTTTCGGATCCGACTCGTGTCGTTCGCGTCGGCCAGACGCAGCCAGTCGAGATCAACGTTCGCGTCCGCAGCTTCGTCCCCAAAATTCGTGGCGCACAGCTGTCCGTTTCGGCGGGTTCCGATTGGCGCGTAGAACCTGTTTCGCAGCCTGTTTCCATCGAGGGGAAGGGAACCGAGCGCGTGTACAAGTTCTACCTCTTCCCGAATGCCGATCACGAGATGCGTTTTCAGATCAACGCCAATCTCGACTACAACGGGCACGTCTATAGCCAGGGCTTCACGACGGTGTCGCGTCCCGATCTTGGCACCGCCTATTACTATCAGCCCGCGCTGCAGCGTGTCAGCGTTGTTCGGCTGGAACTGCCACAGAACTTCGAAGTCGGCTACATCATGGGGGCCGGAGACGAAATTCCGTCGGTCCTCCGGCAGGCGGGGCTTAGCGTCCGCATGATCTCGCCCGAGGAACTCGCCTCGGGCGATCTCTCGCGCTACAACGCCATCATCCTCGGTATTCGCGCTTACGATGTGAACGAGGACGTGCGCAAGAACAACGCACGCCTGTTGTCATTTGTTCAGAAGGGCGGCACCCTCGTCGTGCAATACAATTCCGCCATCTCCGAATTTAACTCCGGCAATTACACCCCGTATCCCGCTGAACTAGGTCGCGGCAGAGTGACAGTTGAACAGGCGCCAGTTGAAATCCTCGATCCCAAGGACTTCATCTTTAACGACCCGAACGACATCGTGGAGGCCGATTTCAATGGCTGGATCCAGGAGCGTGGCCTCAATTTCATGAGTAGTTGGGGTGGCAAACTCATCCCGCTCCTTGCGTCCCATGATCCCGGCGAACCGCCGCTCCAGGGCGGCCTGCTGCGCGCCAATTACGGTAAGGGCACGTACGTCTACACCGGCTACGCGTTCTTCCGCCAGTTGCCCTATGGCGTGCCCGGGGCGTTGCGGTTGTTCGTGAACATCCTGAGCGCGCACCAATGA
- a CDS encoding zinc-dependent alcohol dehydrogenase family protein, with the protein MRAMVLHQQGPAEQRGLRLEEVPLPSPGPGEVRVCVNVCGVCHTDLHIVEGDIHPPKFPVIPGHQIVGTVDALGAEVQSHREGDRVGVPWLYSTDGTCGYCRRGQENLCEGARFTGFHVHGGYAECVIVPAASAYSIPRAFTDLNAAPLLCAGVIGYRSYRLSGIRKGETIALLGFGGSAHIVLQLARHEGCNVYVITRSEKHQRLARELGAAWVGTAQEIPPTLADAAIVFAPAGGLVLTALRGIRKGGTVALAGITMSDIPQMPYDLIYHERVLRSVANSTHQDVREFLSLAAEVPIHTTVDEFRLEHANEAILAMKHSEMEGAAVLRVSQVLSDGTVGGWHDTQFA; encoded by the coding sequence ATGCGCGCCATGGTTCTCCACCAACAAGGGCCCGCCGAGCAGCGTGGGCTGCGTCTGGAAGAAGTGCCGCTGCCTTCGCCTGGCCCCGGCGAGGTTCGCGTTTGCGTGAACGTCTGCGGGGTGTGTCATACCGACCTGCACATAGTGGAAGGCGACATACATCCGCCGAAGTTTCCGGTCATTCCAGGGCACCAGATCGTGGGCACCGTCGATGCGCTCGGAGCGGAAGTTCAATCTCATCGCGAAGGCGATCGCGTGGGGGTTCCCTGGCTTTATTCGACAGACGGGACGTGCGGGTATTGTCGTCGCGGGCAGGAGAATCTCTGCGAAGGTGCACGGTTCACTGGCTTTCATGTCCATGGTGGATACGCCGAGTGCGTGATCGTACCCGCCGCGAGCGCGTACTCGATCCCGCGGGCCTTTACCGACCTCAACGCTGCGCCGCTGTTATGTGCTGGAGTCATCGGATATCGCTCGTACCGCCTGAGCGGGATTCGCAAGGGCGAAACCATCGCGCTGCTCGGGTTTGGGGGCTCCGCGCACATCGTCCTTCAACTCGCGAGACATGAGGGCTGCAACGTGTACGTCATCACCCGTAGCGAAAAGCACCAGCGGCTGGCACGAGAACTTGGAGCCGCCTGGGTCGGCACCGCGCAAGAGATTCCGCCCACGCTCGCCGATGCCGCTATCGTCTTCGCACCCGCGGGAGGGCTCGTCCTCACCGCACTACGAGGTATCCGCAAGGGCGGAACCGTCGCGCTGGCGGGAATCACCATGAGCGACATCCCGCAGATGCCATACGACCTGATCTACCACGAACGCGTCCTGCGCAGCGTCGCCAACAGCACGCATCAGGACGTGCGCGAGTTCCTCTCTCTCGCTGCCGAAGTTCCAATCCACACAACGGTGGACGAATTCCGCCTTGAGCACGCCAACGAAGCCATCCTCGCGATGAAGCACAGCGAGATGGAAGGCGCTGCGGTGTTGCGAGTGAGTCAGGTTCTTTCGGATGGCACGGTGGGAGGATGGCACGATACTCAATTTGCCTGA
- a CDS encoding aminotransferase class I/II-fold pyridoxal phosphate-dependent enzyme: MPTETKPSFSFPPETDEAWQQYVEDFRRSGHLTVDWIARYLEHVREYPVLARTKPGELVDALPKQGPEHGESFDAMLRDFQEIVLPAVTHWNHPNFFAYFACTGSTPAILGEMLAAALNTNGLHWKTSPAVAELETVALGWLRQWMGLPDDFFGIVYDTASVSSFHAICAARDKFDPAARENGHPAGLVLYTSDQAHSSIEKGAIAAGVGQKFVRKIPSDAEFRMDVNALAAAIERDKEAGLKPFCVVATLGTTSSTSVDPLPAIADLCAKHNLWLHADLAYAGACAILPEYRGTFAGIDRADSIVVNPHKWLMTPIDLSAFYTRHPDILRRAFSLTPEYLRTTGDPREHNLMDYGVPLGHRFRALKFWFVLRYFGREGLQSILRSHIEMAKEFASWVEQDSRFELSAPVPFSTVCFRYRGSDDENRALLERVNADGKLFISHTTLAGKIVLRVAIGNLGTRREDVLRAWELIQRRTN; encoded by the coding sequence ATGCCTACGGAAACTAAGCCTTCCTTTTCCTTTCCCCCTGAAACCGATGAAGCCTGGCAGCAATATGTAGAAGATTTCCGCCGGTCGGGTCATCTGACGGTGGATTGGATTGCCCGCTACTTGGAGCACGTGCGCGAGTATCCGGTTTTGGCGAGGACCAAGCCGGGCGAACTCGTGGACGCGCTGCCGAAGCAGGGGCCAGAGCATGGCGAGTCCTTCGACGCTATGCTGCGCGATTTCCAGGAGATCGTCCTCCCGGCGGTGACGCACTGGAATCACCCGAACTTCTTTGCTTACTTCGCATGTACTGGATCCACGCCGGCCATTTTGGGCGAAATGTTGGCCGCAGCACTGAACACCAACGGCCTGCACTGGAAAACTTCGCCCGCGGTTGCGGAACTGGAGACCGTTGCGCTCGGGTGGTTGCGGCAGTGGATGGGTCTGCCGGATGACTTTTTCGGAATCGTCTACGACACGGCTTCGGTCAGCAGCTTCCACGCAATCTGCGCCGCGCGCGACAAGTTCGATCCGGCAGCGCGGGAAAATGGCCATCCTGCAGGATTAGTGCTGTACACGAGCGACCAGGCGCACTCTTCCATCGAGAAAGGCGCCATTGCCGCCGGGGTCGGCCAGAAGTTCGTGCGAAAAATCCCTTCCGATGCCGAATTCCGCATGGACGTCAACGCGCTGGCGGCGGCGATTGAGCGAGATAAGGAAGCGGGGCTGAAACCGTTCTGCGTCGTTGCAACGTTAGGAACGACTTCCAGCACGAGCGTGGACCCCCTGCCCGCGATCGCCGATCTCTGCGCAAAGCACAATCTGTGGCTTCACGCTGACCTGGCATATGCGGGCGCATGCGCCATCCTGCCCGAGTATCGCGGGACCTTTGCAGGCATCGACCGCGCCGACTCCATCGTGGTGAATCCGCACAAGTGGCTCATGACACCCATCGACCTCAGCGCCTTCTATACGCGGCATCCCGACATTTTGCGGCGGGCCTTTTCGCTCACGCCGGAGTACCTGCGGACGACCGGCGATCCGCGAGAGCATAACCTGATGGACTATGGCGTGCCCCTCGGACATCGCTTCCGCGCCCTGAAGTTCTGGTTCGTGCTGCGATACTTCGGCCGCGAGGGGTTGCAGTCCATTCTCCGATCGCACATTGAGATGGCGAAAGAGTTTGCGTCGTGGGTGGAACAGGATTCGCGATTCGAATTGTCGGCGCCCGTTCCCTTCTCAACGGTTTGCTTCCGATACCGCGGCAGCGATGACGAGAATCGCGCCCTGTTGGAACGAGTGAATGCCGATGGAAAACTCTTCATCTCGCATACCACCTTGGCCGGGAAAATCGTTCTTCGGGTGGCAATCGGGAATCTTGGAACCCGTCGCGAGGACGTCCTCAGGGCTTGGGAGTTAATCCAGCGCCGGACAAATTAG
- a CDS encoding TonB-dependent receptor — translation MRCFTRLIVTVALVLLCALGAIAQTSNGTLAGVVTDSTGAAIVNAKVTATSVQTGDVRTATTNSVGAYRFESLLPGTYHVEATADRFSVIKLSGVQVAASIITSVNIQLKPGASSETVEVSAQAVQLQTESGEISDTIGATAVESLPIANLNAYSLATTLPGIVTGPANDFTNGTNFSVNGNRARSNNFLIEGQDNNDAGIAGQGMQPGNLEAIQEVSVMTNAYAAEFGHGGGSVNNLIFKSGTNNFHGSAWERFSSSAMDANDHGNNFNGVTKAKYHENVFGFALGGPIVKDKLFFFASYQWDKYRAALNGDPITVFTPAGIAQLKALLPSESAAQQAQINTLLQVYDNPELQGPFNPLTINDVPLGFDPNIAGFDRGTVQIGKMQREGIAANYESPELDLKGDYLITRNDTLNLRLIRTYYTTPYDIGNFSTQLPGFDTYQYGPAYNAGITYTHVFTPNLLNELRMSYGRIGFTFDWRPDTYSNPLVDNGNMPAVNIGGTYALTGWGPPSGTPQGRFHNTYQLQDSISWTTGRHTWKFGFDIADIRVVDTIPFSNYFGSIGYSDSSVNGEVYRGIANFIDGFSGSGSASQTFGSNLARAPIKSQNYFAQDTWKLRSNLTLTLGVRYEYNSPFANEIPYPAMNINDPAPANYPVRIEQKKDTNDWGPRVSFAYTPRIWTKLFGDNKTVVRGGFGTFYDHGFTNILDNNLSGAPNDVPATLTNKPVPATPRGRAGWSWAYAKPLLSPILNPYASVTSIQSNLRSPEIYQWNLSVERELGAGFFATVGYVGTRGAHLYGTDALNPYINDPNDPLFQSVCGGATYCRIFPDRGSIGIRDNTGDSIYHGLQADVLRKFSKGMEVRANYTWSHAIDDVSEVFTTGNYSTYPVVQYNVAGRGVYDRGPSTMDRRHRVAISYVYTVPNLPAAKFADNKALAVLGQIYTNWQISGTTSFQSGAPANVENGYWLGSYDWNWDGIGNDRPTLGNPKAPLDTYGVYEGSNVCDGPSYMNGDPCSPVDPSSVHWITGELFAAGAPKGMLGRNSFLTHGRQDWTFALAKSFKLGEGSQKLEYRMEMFNPFNHGNTRVPDLTLQTGSAYGDFADYRYTVEGNRSIRMWLKLSF, via the coding sequence ATGAGGTGTTTTACACGCCTGATCGTGACAGTAGCGCTGGTGCTTCTCTGCGCACTCGGGGCGATCGCGCAAACCAGTAACGGCACCCTCGCGGGCGTCGTCACCGATTCGACCGGTGCGGCGATCGTCAACGCGAAGGTAACCGCAACTTCCGTTCAAACCGGAGACGTGCGCACCGCAACAACCAATTCGGTGGGCGCTTACCGCTTTGAATCTCTCCTTCCGGGGACCTATCATGTCGAGGCTACCGCGGATCGCTTCTCCGTCATCAAGTTGAGTGGTGTTCAGGTTGCCGCCTCAATCATCACGTCGGTGAACATCCAGTTGAAGCCCGGCGCAAGTTCGGAAACCGTTGAGGTTTCCGCACAGGCGGTTCAACTGCAAACTGAGAGCGGTGAAATCAGCGACACCATCGGTGCCACCGCGGTCGAATCTCTTCCGATCGCGAATCTGAATGCTTACTCGCTGGCTACTACGCTCCCGGGTATCGTCACGGGCCCTGCGAACGATTTCACTAACGGCACGAACTTCTCTGTCAACGGGAACCGAGCCCGTTCAAACAACTTCCTGATCGAAGGTCAGGACAATAACGATGCCGGTATCGCTGGACAGGGCATGCAACCAGGCAACCTCGAAGCCATCCAGGAAGTCAGCGTGATGACGAACGCCTATGCTGCCGAGTTTGGTCACGGTGGCGGTTCGGTCAATAACCTGATTTTCAAGAGCGGGACGAATAATTTCCACGGCTCGGCTTGGGAGAGGTTCTCAAGTTCGGCCATGGACGCCAATGACCATGGAAACAACTTCAACGGCGTAACGAAAGCAAAGTACCACGAGAATGTTTTCGGATTCGCTCTCGGCGGCCCGATTGTGAAGGACAAGTTGTTCTTCTTCGCTTCGTATCAGTGGGACAAGTACCGCGCTGCTTTGAATGGCGACCCGATTACTGTCTTTACCCCGGCCGGTATTGCTCAACTGAAGGCTCTCCTGCCGAGTGAAAGTGCAGCGCAGCAGGCACAGATAAATACTTTATTGCAGGTTTACGACAACCCTGAATTGCAGGGGCCGTTCAATCCATTGACGATCAATGATGTTCCGCTGGGATTTGATCCGAATATCGCCGGGTTTGACCGCGGAACAGTACAGATCGGCAAGATGCAGCGTGAGGGCATTGCGGCGAACTACGAATCGCCTGAGTTGGACCTGAAGGGCGACTACCTCATTACGCGAAACGATACTCTGAACCTGCGACTGATCAGAACCTACTACACAACCCCCTACGACATCGGTAACTTCTCGACTCAGTTGCCGGGATTCGACACTTACCAATACGGCCCAGCTTACAATGCTGGTATTACTTATACCCATGTCTTTACGCCAAACCTGCTGAACGAATTGCGTATGTCATATGGGCGCATCGGCTTTACGTTTGATTGGCGTCCTGATACTTACAGCAATCCACTGGTTGATAATGGGAATATGCCCGCTGTCAACATCGGTGGCACCTATGCCCTGACCGGGTGGGGACCTCCAAGCGGAACTCCCCAGGGACGTTTCCACAACACCTACCAGTTGCAGGATTCCATAAGCTGGACGACCGGTCGCCACACCTGGAAGTTCGGATTCGATATCGCCGACATCCGCGTGGTTGACACGATTCCCTTCAGCAACTACTTCGGCTCAATCGGTTACTCCGACAGCAGCGTGAACGGCGAAGTTTACAGAGGCATCGCGAACTTCATAGACGGCTTTTCCGGAAGCGGTTCGGCCAGTCAGACCTTTGGCAGCAACCTGGCCCGCGCTCCCATCAAGTCGCAGAACTACTTTGCGCAGGACACCTGGAAATTGCGCTCGAACCTGACGCTCACTCTTGGTGTCCGGTATGAGTACAATAGCCCGTTCGCAAACGAGATTCCGTACCCAGCCATGAACATCAATGATCCGGCCCCGGCCAATTATCCGGTACGGATCGAGCAGAAGAAGGATACGAACGACTGGGGTCCGCGCGTCAGCTTCGCTTATACGCCCCGGATCTGGACGAAGTTGTTTGGTGACAACAAGACCGTGGTCCGCGGCGGCTTCGGTACCTTCTACGATCACGGATTCACTAATATCCTGGATAACAACCTGTCCGGCGCGCCGAATGACGTGCCGGCCACGCTAACGAACAAACCCGTTCCGGCGACTCCGCGTGGTCGAGCGGGATGGTCATGGGCTTATGCAAAGCCACTGCTCTCGCCAATCCTGAATCCTTATGCCAGCGTAACGAGCATCCAGTCCAACCTGAGGAGTCCCGAGATTTACCAGTGGAACTTGAGCGTTGAACGTGAACTGGGAGCCGGGTTCTTCGCCACTGTTGGTTACGTCGGAACGCGCGGCGCGCACCTGTACGGCACCGATGCACTGAACCCGTACATCAACGATCCGAATGATCCGCTATTCCAGTCTGTTTGCGGCGGCGCCACCTACTGCCGCATCTTCCCGGACCGCGGCTCGATCGGAATTCGCGATAATACCGGCGACTCGATTTACCACGGGTTGCAGGCTGATGTGCTGCGGAAGTTCTCGAAGGGCATGGAAGTGCGCGCGAATTACACATGGTCGCATGCTATTGATGACGTCTCGGAGGTCTTTACAACGGGCAACTACTCCACCTACCCGGTCGTACAGTACAACGTTGCGGGACGTGGAGTTTATGACCGTGGTCCCTCCACGATGGATCGCCGTCATCGAGTGGCAATTAGCTATGTGTACACAGTTCCGAACCTGCCTGCGGCGAAGTTTGCAGATAACAAAGCCTTGGCAGTCCTGGGACAGATTTACACGAACTGGCAAATCTCGGGAACGACCTCGTTCCAGAGTGGAGCTCCGGCGAACGTTGAAAATGGCTACTGGCTCGGATCCTATGACTGGAACTGGGACGGCATCGGCAACGACCGCCCGACTCTCGGAAACCCGAAGGCTCCGCTCGATACGTATGGCGTCTACGAGGGCTCCAATGTCTGCGACGGTCCTTCCTATATGAACGGCGATCCGTGCTCACCGGTCGATCCTAGCTCGGTACACTGGATTACCGGAGAACTGTTCGCTGCTGGCGCGCCAAAAGGGATGCTTGGACGCAATTCGTTCCTCACCCACGGCCGGCAGGATTGGACGTTCGCTCTGGCGAAGTCGTTCAAACTTGGAGAAGGAAGCCAGAAGCTGGAATATCGGATGGAGATGTTCAACCCGTTCAACCATGGCAACACTCGTGTTCCTGACCTCACGTTGCAAACTGGCTCAGCTTACGGCGACTTTGCTGATTACCGGTACACCGTTGAAGGCAACCGCAGTATCCGCATGTGGCTGAAGTTGTCGTTCTGA
- a CDS encoding nucleoside deaminase, which produces MQNEFMARAIALSIENVKHGKGGPFGCVVVRHGKIIAEGANEVTATKDPTAHAEIVAIRKACNALGSFQLDGCEIYTSCEPCPMCLGAIYWARPARLYFASTAEDAARVGFDDRFIYEQLEVPYAERTIPAEQIMREEAKKAFALWRESASKVEY; this is translated from the coding sequence ATGCAAAACGAATTCATGGCGCGAGCGATCGCGCTCTCGATCGAGAACGTGAAGCACGGCAAGGGCGGACCCTTCGGGTGTGTCGTCGTGCGCCATGGCAAGATCATCGCCGAAGGCGCGAACGAGGTGACGGCCACGAAGGACCCCACAGCGCACGCCGAGATCGTAGCCATAAGGAAAGCCTGCAACGCTCTAGGGAGTTTTCAACTCGACGGCTGCGAGATCTATACGTCTTGCGAACCCTGCCCCATGTGTCTCGGCGCCATCTACTGGGCGCGCCCTGCGCGTCTCTATTTCGCATCGACGGCCGAGGACGCCGCTCGCGTGGGATTCGACGACCGGTTTATCTACGAGCAACTCGAGGTCCCCTACGCGGAGCGCACGATTCCGGCCGAGCAGATTATGCGCGAAGAGGCCAAAAAAGCCTTCGCGCTCTGGCGAGAGAGCGCGAGTAAGGTCGAGTATTAG